A single genomic interval of Melanotaenia boesemani isolate fMelBoe1 chromosome 4, fMelBoe1.pri, whole genome shotgun sequence harbors:
- the shoc2 gene encoding leucine-rich repeat protein SHOC-2 yields MSSTLGKEKDSKEKDPKGGPAGKEREKEAKALASLVKDGGKETKTKGKEAKEGKKDTSSSTPGVAFSVDNTIKRPNPAQGTRKKSSNAEVIKELNKCREENSMRLDLSKRSIHMLPTSIKELTQLAELYLYSNKLQSLPAEVGCLSGLVTLALSENSLTSLPDSLDSLKKLRMLDLRHNKLREIPAVVYRLTSLTTLYLRFNRITTVEKDIRNLSKLTMLSIRENKIKQLPAEIGELCNLITLDVAHNQLEHLPKEIGNCTQITNLDLQHNELLDLPETIGNLASINRLGLRYNRLSAIPRSLAKCRELEELNLENNNISVLPEGLLSSLVNLTSLTLARNCFQSYPVGGPSQFSTIYSLNMEHNRINKIPFGIFSRAKVLSKLNMKDNQLTSLPLDFGTWTSMVELNLATNQLTKIPEDVCGLVSLEVLILSNNLLKKLPHGIGNLRKLRELDLEENKLECLPNEIAYLKDLQKLVLTNNQLTTLPRGIGHLTNLTHLGLGENLLQHLPEEIGTLENLEELYLNDNPNLHSLPFELALCSKLSIMSIENCPLTHLPPQIVAGGPSFIIQFLKMQGPYRAMV; encoded by the exons ATGAGTAGTACTTTAGGCAAAGAAAAAGATTCAAAAGAAAAGGACCCCAAAGGTGGTCCAGCAGGTAAAGAAAGGGAAAAGGAGGCCAAGGCTTTGGCCAGTTTAGTCAAAGATGGTGGTAAAGAAACAAAGACCAAAGGGAAAGAGgccaaagaaggaaaaaaggacACAAGCAGCTCAACACCAGGTGTTGCCTTCTCTGTTGACAATACGATAAAACGGCCAAACCCAGCACAAGGTACACGGAAGAAATCCAGTAATGCAGAGGTTATCAAAGAACTTAACAAGTGTCGGGAGGAAAACTCCATGAGACTGGACCTATCTAAACGGTCCATTCACATGCTGCCCACCTCCATTAAGGAGCTGACTCAGTTGGCAGAACTCTACTTATACAGCAACAAGCTACAGAGCCTACCAGCTGAGGTGGGTTGCCTATCAGGTCTGGTCACTTTGGCCCTCAGTGAAAACTCCTTGACCAGTTTGCCTGACTCCCTGGACTCCCTGAAGAAGCTTCGAATGCTTGACCTCCGGCACAACAAGCTCAGAGAGATACCGGCTGTCGTCTACCGCCTGACATCTCTGACCACGCTGTATCTGCGCTTCAATCGAATCACAACAGTGGAGAAAGACATCCGAAACCTGTCCAAGCTCACTATGCTCAGCATCCGTGAGAACAAGATTAAACAGCTACCTGCAGAGATCG GGGAGCTATGTAACCTCATTACGCTGGATGTTGCCCATAATCAGTTGGAACATCTACCGAAGGAGATTGGAAATTGCACACAGATAACCAACCTCGACTTGCAGCACAATGAGTTGTTGGACCTTCCAGAGACTATAG GCAATCTGGCAAGCATAAACCGCTTAGGTTTGCGTTATAATAGATTGTCAGCCATCCCCAGATCATTAGCCAAATGTCGAGAACTGGAGGAGCTAAACcttgaaaacaacaacatttcaGTGTTACCAGAG ggCCTGCTGTCAAGTTTGGTAAACCTGACAAGTCTAACACTGGCAAGGAACTGCTTCCAGTCGTACCCTGTGGGTGGGCCATCCCAGTTCTCCACCATTTACTCCCTCAACATGGAGCACAACCGTATCAACAAGATCCCATTTGGTATCTTCTCTAGGGCCAAAGTGTTAAGCAAGCTTAACATGAAG GACAACCAGTTAACATCTCTGCCGTTGGACTTTGGCACATGGACTAGCATGGTTGAACTTAACCTGGCCACCAATCAGCTGACTAAGATCCCAGAAGATGTCTGTGGTCTTGTCTCCCTAGAG GTGTTAATATTGTCCAATAATCTTCTCAAGAAGTTACCGCATGGTATTGGGAATTTGAGGAAGTTACGAGAGCTTGACCTGGAGGAGAACAAGTTGGAATGTCTACCAAATGAGATTGCATACCTGAAAGATTTACAG AAATTGGTGTTGACAAATAATCAGCTGACTACGTTACCCAGAGGCATTGGCCACCTCACCAACCTGACCCATCTTGGTTTGGGCGAGAACCTGCTGCAACATCTTCCTGAGGAGATTG GCACCCTTGAGAACTTGGAGGAACTGTACCTCAACGACAACCCAAACCTGCACAGTCTCCCTTTTGAGCTGGCCCTCTGCAGCAAGCTGTCCATCATGAGCATCGAGAACTGTCCCCTCACCCACCTGCCGCCTCAGATTGTTGCAGGAGGCCCCTCCTTTATCATCCAGTTCCTCAAGATGCAGGGACCGTACCGTGCCATGGTCTGA